A region from the Gossypium hirsutum isolate 1008001.06 chromosome A08, Gossypium_hirsutum_v2.1, whole genome shotgun sequence genome encodes:
- the LOC121205007 gene encoding uncharacterized protein, whose translation MPMKVIWEEMMKREMIISEKGNKGARDYCKFYAEEGHEIQECDEFKALVQSLMDNKELEFYEAGSDEGHVYALEGEPKNQRINWPRIIISLPRNNEVETQITPKVIIDKPVSFPYKDNKRVPWNYDCNVTMPEREDIASTSKEEGSYTRSRKRYDAERVRVVPTKVKAFDIKKEKGVEVLVNEPVKEEEAREFLKFLKHSEYSVVEQLRKQPARISVLALLLSSEVHREALMKVLNETYVTNDISANKLDRLVSNISAGNFIYFNDDEIPPSGMGSTKALHITTRCKGYTLPSVLIDNGSALNVLPLSTLNRLPIDGSHMKTCHNVVRAFNGTERKVMGRIDIPLMIGPNTYEERFFAPKIKASSDRRLVTINAEEEIIAAVTSNAPYVEANKEAVECSFRSLEFINATFILEGNEVSVPKIFKTRRIGLQMTVGKGALPGKGLGRYLQGGIQVPELKEKRDHFGLGFRSDHRQRRKEIEKRQERRRARLSGREVEWESMTFPHISQTFISGGIIHPKRGLLEKGNYHINAVHNEESEQRNLEGIRPYELGSSLSNWTAKELPVVFKDFLE comes from the exons ATGCCGATGAAAGTAATCTGGGAAGAAATGATGAAAAGAGAGATGATAATCtctgaaaaaggaaataaaggagCAAGGGACTACTGCAAGTTCTATGCAGAAGAGGGACACGAGATCCAGGAATGTGATGAGTTTAAGGCTTTGGTACAAAGCCttatggataataaggagctggaaTTTTATGAAGCTGGCTCAGATGAGGGACACGTATACGCATTGGAAGGTGAACCAAAGAATCAAAGAATCAACTGGCCAAGGATCATTATTTCTCTACCAAGGAATAATGAAGTTGAGACACAAATAACGCCGAAAGTCATTATTGACAAACCtgtttcctttccttataaggataacaagagGGTACCCTGGAATTATGACTGCAATGTGACAATGCCGGAGAGAGAAGATATAGCTAGTACTTCTAAGGAGGAAGGTTCCTACACACGTAGTAGGAAACGTTATGATGCAGAAAGAGTCAGAGTTGTGCCCACGAAAGTAAAAGCCTTTGACATTAAGAAGGAGAAGGGGGTTGAGGTACTTGTTAATGAGCcagtgaaggaagaagaagctAGAGAGTTTTTAAAATTCCTGAAACACAGTGAGTACAGCGTGGTTGAACAATTGCGCAAACAACCAGCCCGCATATCAGTATTGGCTTTGCTTCTGAGTTCAGAGGTACATCGTGAGGCATTAATGAAAGTGCTCAACGAGACTTACGTTACTAATGATATATCCGCCAACAAGTTGGATCGATTGGTTAGTAACATAAGCGCTGGCAACTTCATttatttcaatgatgatgaaatcccacctAGTGGCATGGGATCaactaaagctttgcacatcaccACTCGCTGCAAAGGATATACATTGCCTAGTGTGCTTATTGATAATGGGTCAGCCTTAAATGTCCTGCCATTGTCCACATTGAACAGGTTGCCCATAGATGGTTCTCACATGAAAACATGCCATAATGTAGTGAGAGCATTCAATGGTACAGAGagaaaggtcatgggaagaattgatatCCCTTTGATGATCGGGCCAAACACGTATGAG GAGCGGTTCTttgcaccaaaaattaaagctAGTAGCGACAGACGGTTGGTCACCATAAATGCAGAGGAAGAAATCATAGCAGCAGTTACCAGTAACGCACCCTATGTAGAGGCGAACAAGGAGGCCGTTGAGTGTTCTTTTCGCTCCTTAGAATTCATTAATGCAACATTTATTTTAGAGGGGAATGAGGTGTCGGTGCCAAAGATATTCAAAACCAGAAGAATAGGTTTGCAAATGACAGTAGGAAAAGGAGCCTTGCCAGGAAAAGGATTGGGAAGATATCTCCAAGGAGGGATTCAAGTTCCAGAACTAAAAGAGAAGAGAGACCATTTTGGCTTGGGTTTCAGGTCAGATCACAGGCAGAGgaggaaagaaatagagaagcgtcaagaaagaagaagggcgcgtttaagTGGAAGAGAAGTAGAATGGGAATCGATGACATTCCCTCATATATCTCAGACCTTTATATCAGGAGGGATAATTCACCCTAAAAGAGGGTTGCTCGAAAAAGGAAATTATCACATCAATGCTGTACATAATGAAGAGtctgaacaaagaaaccttgagggcattcgcccttacgaactaGGAAGTTCTTTAAGCAATTGGACTGCAAAAGAacttcctgtagtttttaaagattttttagagTAA
- the LOC121205008 gene encoding chromosome partition protein Smc-like: protein MREISEAWKKICCVKILTEGPTTTLEYKVWFSKRINDNIPRPSLGAARSIEENLRVVPSELEVIKQEFKRKSLELRKKIKKLEEEKIYLSLDVDVQKIEVEKVRKEKRKIEEDRDDLKTQYKRIQLSMKRAGLEKSSEQWQQKVQEERAKAEYWEKKFKEMQAQNQALEKENQGLKSKVTELRRSLHHHRSRNSTVELKASLNKIEEMKHNIGG, encoded by the coding sequence ATGCGAGAGATTTCTGAGGCTTGGAAGAAGATTTGTTGTGTGAAGATTCTGACTGAAGGTCCGACGACAACCCTCGAGTACAAAGTGTGGTTTAGCAAGAGGATCAATGATAACATccctaggccgagtttgggggcTGCTCGATCAATAGAGGAGAATTTACGAGTGGTTCCATCAGAGTTAGAAGTCATAAAGCAAGagttcaaaagaaaaagtttggaGCTCAGGAAAAAGATAAAGAAGCTAGAGGAAGAGAAGATATATCTAAGCTTAGACGTTGACGTTCAAAAAATTGAGGTTGAAAAAGtgaggaaagaaaagaggaagattgaggaagaCCGAGATGACTTGAAGACGCAATATAAGAGGATACAGCTATCAATGAAGAGAGCTGGATTGGAGAAGTCTTCAGAGCAGTGGCAACAAAAGGTTCAAGAAGAAAGAGCTAAAGCtgagtattgggagaagaagttcaAAGAGATGCAAGCGCAGAATCAGGCCCTAGAAAAGGAGAATCAAGGATTAAAATCTAAGGTGACTGAGCTTAgacgatctcttcatcatcaccgaAGTCGTAACTCTACGGTCGAGTTAAAGGCAAGTTTGAAcaagatcgaggaaatgaagcacAATATTGGAGGGTAG